One region of Trichosurus vulpecula isolate mTriVul1 chromosome 1, mTriVul1.pri, whole genome shotgun sequence genomic DNA includes:
- the LOC118833664 gene encoding coiled-coil-helix-coiled-coil-helix domain-containing protein 2-like isoform X1, whose protein sequence is MPRGSRSRTSRAAPLTSRAPPMRAAPAPAPAAHPPAAVPPSAVAPPAAAPRQLGLMAQMATTAAGVAVGSAVGHTIGYAITSGFGGGSSAESARPDITYQEPQAAQPAYQQQQFGPCHYEMKQFLECAQNQGDLKLCEGFSEVLKQCRFANGLA, encoded by the coding sequence ATGCCGCGTGGAAGCAGGAGCCGGACCTCACGGGCGGCCCCCCTGACCAGTCGGGCACCCCCAATGAGAGctgcaccagcaccagcaccagcagctCATCCTCCAGCAGCAGTACCACCATCTGCAGTTGCCCCTCCTGCTGCTGCACCCAGGCAGCTGGGTTTGATGGCCCAGATGGCTACCACAGCAGCAGGAGTTGCAGTGGGCTCAGCTGTGGGCCACACTATTGGTTATGCCATTACTAGTGGCTTCGGTGGTGGGAGCAGCGCTGAGTCTGCAAGGCCTGATATCACCTACCAGGAGCCTCAGGCAGCCCAGCCAGCATACCAGCAGCAGCAGTTTGGTCCCTGCCACTATGAGATGAAGCAGTTCTTAGAGTGTGCCCAGAACCAGGGTGACCTCAAGCTGTGTGAGGGCTTTAGTGAGGTGCTGAAGCAGTGCAGGTTTGCAAACGGATTAGCCTAA
- the LOC118833664 gene encoding coiled-coil-helix-coiled-coil-helix domain-containing protein 2-like isoform X2, translated as MPRGSRSRTSRAAPLTTPAPAAHPPAAVPPSAVAPPAAAPRQLGLMAQMATTAAGVAVGSAVGHTIGYAITSGFGGGSSAESARPDITYQEPQAAQPAYQQQQFGPCHYEMKQFLECAQNQGDLKLCEGFSEVLKQCRFANGLA; from the exons ATGCCGCGTGGAAGCAGGAGCCGGACCTCACGGGCGGCCCCCCTGACCA caccagcaccagcagctCATCCTCCAGCAGCAGTACCACCATCTGCAGTTGCCCCTCCTGCTGCTGCACCCAGGCAGCTGGGTTTGATGGCCCAGATGGCTACCACAGCAGCAGGAGTTGCAGTGGGCTCAGCTGTGGGCCACACTATTGGTTATGCCATTACTAGTGGCTTCGGTGGTGGGAGCAGCGCTGAGTCTGCAAGGCCTGATATCACCTACCAGGAGCCTCAGGCAGCCCAGCCAGCATACCAGCAGCAGCAGTTTGGTCCCTGCCACTATGAGATGAAGCAGTTCTTAGAGTGTGCCCAGAACCAGGGTGACCTCAAGCTGTGTGAGGGCTTTAGTGAGGTGCTGAAGCAGTGCAGGTTTGCAAACGGATTAGCCTAA